Part of the Palaemon carinicauda isolate YSFRI2023 chromosome 8, ASM3689809v2, whole genome shotgun sequence genome is shown below.
TACTTTTTTTCTGATAAGAGATAAAAATTCGATAAAATAATTGCTATGAAATCAGCTAAGTttcccataacaacaacaacagtcactGGATGAGTTTAGccagccttcttttttttttttttttttttttttttttttttgataagtgaGTGACAATGTACACCTGGTGGATGTTTATGTAACTAGCTGGCACGTTGTGTAACTATTTGttgatattgttttttattgttgttgttgtttttattctgCTACGTGCAAATAATGGTTTTGAATTCGATTAAAAATTGTGATGATGTTTTGCAAGTGTTGACATCATCGCAAATTGAACTTATTGGATATacgtctcccctatatgataaagagcaagttagtgtctggctatatatatatatatatatacatatatatatatatatatatatatatatatatatatatataatatatatatatatatgtatatatatatatatatatatatataatatatatatatattatatatatatatatatatatatatatatatatatatatatatatatatatatatatatatatatatatatatattatatatatatatatatatatatatatacatatatatatatatattatatatatatatactgtatatatatatatatatatatatatatatatactgtatatatatatatatatatatatatatatatatatatatatacagtatatatatatatatacatatatatatatatatatatatatatatatatatatatatatactgtatatatatatatatatatataatatatatatactgtatatatatatatatatatatatatatatatatacagtatatatatatatatatatatatatatatatatatatacatatatatatataatatatatatatacatatatataatatatatatatacatatatatataatatatatatatatatacatatatataatatatatatatatatatatatatatatatatatatatatacatacatatatatatatatatatatatatacatatatatatctttcctggcaCACagagcggcattgtcagacgtatgactacacggtctctccccgtccatccggtagggtggagagggagtagttatatgcTAGTGAGAAACCACAACTGCcataagaaatatatgtatatatctttcctttcacacaaagtggcattgccagatgtacgattactcggtctctccctgtccatcGAGCAGAGGGGtgaggagtactcataccctggtgagaacggTTACCCAGAGACATAGTCTCTGAAAccccaactgccgtgttgtagttaggaaacggggagtgagtgggaaaggttgaatccgcgtgcttgtgtgtacatatctatttaaatcTTTAGTCGTCATTGTTGACGGGCCGTGTACACTAGTTACAAAATACTTGGTAGGACTTGATGTACTTCTACCATCagaaaataaatgttatataagaGATGGTCGAGAGGGGTGGTTCTTATTCCAAAGCACAGAGAAAGTTCATTCTGCATAGTTGTTATAGGAGGTGATTATGTTACACACAATAAAGTAAAGATAGGCATTGCGTATTATATAGTAGGTTATTGTTTTAgttttcactattattatcatcaatctaGTTTTCTAAAGTCTGTTGGAAGGTTCTTAGTTTTCTCTGTCTGTAAACTTTGTGGACTCTCATTCTGAGGGTCTGGAGTTTAAGCTGCGCTCGCTACTCCATAAATTTCGCCAGCGACTAtggcctcaccatccttgcgagttaCGGACTTTGAGAACCCATCGGTTAACTGGCTTAGTTGTCAGCAGTCTGTGTGGTCTTGGGAACTGATCTGATCTGAGAACTTGTCTTGGTACTAACAGTACCTAGACACTAAAGACTTCCCATTCTAGCATTGATCCCACATGAGAAAGACTGGGTATTATACCAGTCAAACCGTCCAAGAGGAGGAAAGGACCCAGGCAAGCTACGCCTCCCTTGTCTCTAAAGGACCCAGGCAAGCTACGCTCTCCCTTGTCTCTACTACTCATTAGTCATCTCTTGTAGCATTTGATTATAAAACTTAATGCCTTGAAATCTATTCATGCCTCTTATTCTGCCTGTCGCATTATACCAACTCCAGAATTGCTGCGTTAATTGATAAGCATCGAGTACTGGGGCTGTCGGTTCTCAAGTTATCGTGCCACAGTGGGAAAAATCTTGAACTTATGTTGTAAGACATTAAGGCTATATTTGAAGTCAGTAGATTCAGGTGCACAGAATGGGAACTCTCCCTGAATGATTTTATATTACGGAAAATCCCAATAGATTTTTAGCACTCACTGCGAAAGATAACGGGTTACGCAGCAGGCAGAGATATGTCCAAGGATTTAGGTAATTGTCAATAAATCCTAATAAAAAATGATGCCATAATGATCTAGGAACCAAAATGATTGACATGAATGCAGCCATAACTCGATGGAGTAGGTACTTTGTATGTTTCTCTATTGTGAAGAATAGAAGAAACTCTTCGACATGATTGCAGTCATGGCTCGATGGAGTAAGTAGTTTGAATGTTTCTTTATTGTGAAGAAAAGAAGAGAGGCAGACTTGAATGATGAAAGACTAGAAGCTGTTGTTTCAATGTTAAACTATTCAATATGTCCTTGACAAGGGGCATGTACCTCTTATCAAATTACATCTGGTGACATATTGTCATATCAACATGACAAGGCAGTGATTATGTGATACCACCTGTGtatattcataattaatatttaACCTTCTCGTTCCCTCTTCGTTTACAATACATTACTTCATTTTCCTGACGTATTTCTGTTTGTTTTGGATGAAATTCCAGTTCAGTACTCCTGGACACTAACAGTCAACTTCTTCTGGGAAGTAAcctttattcagaattaattttccTGGAGGCTAAGTGGCAACTCTTTTGTTTACATTGCTCCTCTTCTTTCCTCAGGTTACAAGAAGTGTGAGTCAATATTTGGATAACAATTTGGACCCCCAGGTTTGTTTTGATTACTGGGATACTGCCATATGGTAACACAGTCCTGATGAAATATTTGTTGCGAATTAAACCTTTATTTCCAGTCATACTAAAGAGAAGGAGTTACAGTTTAAAAGAGGCTTAGATTACTTATGTTGATCAAATATTATTTATGTATtgaagatgttgttgttgttgttgttgagttaaTCACTTCCCTAGAATCTATTTTCCTCGTTTacgatatactagtgtacgcgacctgtcaaataaGACGGCTAAATGTCTAGAAATgcacagacagattcaaccctttccacccccctccccctttcctaagtataACCATCTTATTTGGCAATTCGTGGGAGATTGGgggtttccgagcgtacctctcgGGGTAGCTCCTTTCACCAGGGtgtgaatactccctctcccctctacccgagggatggggagaagcGGATTATTCATACGTCTGGTAAAGATTCTGAGCGtgtcaggaaagatatatatatatatatatatatatatatatacatatatatatatatatatatatatatatatatatatatatatagtatagctaGACATGTTTCTCTActtgagggacagggagagaccgagtaatcaaaCGTCTGGTAATCACTCTGAGCGTGGCaggaatgaaataaaaagaagaataaccctttgttggcaagcgtttggaagagccagtacagtgttaaaaaataagaagattcctatcatcttaaaaaggaaagtctatgatcagtgtatcctccccactgtcacctatggggccgaaacttggaatctaacaaaaaagctttcccttaaattacgaacaacgcagagggcacatgagagaattatgctaaatctaacatggaaggatagaaaaacagctaaatggatacataataaaactaaagtaatggatatccttgaaaccattagcaagctcaaatggaactgggcagggcacattgccaggatgacagacaaccgatggacatcacggacaaccttctggacaccccaagGATACAcaagaaagaattattttaatgttactattattgttactatcattgaaatattttattttaattgtacattacttctcttatagtttattttctttccttactgggctattttttccctgttggagcccttggggttatagcataggCGGTGATCTGGCATACACAGTCAAGAGCAAATTTAAGCTTGAATGAACCAAATGATCATTCTAAAAAGGTCCTTCACACACAGAGCTGAAGGTACTGGCTGGATTGATCTCATTAGAATCAATGTATTTCATATGTAAGCTTCAACCAGTTCTGGCCTACGCATGCCACAGCTGTGTGGAGGCAGCCTTATGGTAAACTCATACATTTGACCCTAAATTCAAGGGTTGACTGACATACCCACTGAAAGTGGTGTTGCAAAAGCTATTTTTCTTGCCTTATTTAGCATCTTACCACTAGACTTCCCACCCATTAGTTCTTTGTTGAAAATGAAGTTTTCCTGTTCACTAGAGATGGCAACTCGCTGAAAAAGGCTAGCAGTCTGCGGCTgtagcctgctcgattcctgtcccCACCGCTGTGTATCTGTGGTCAGCGTAAGTGACCTAGTGGAGAGCGGAATCACTTAGGTAGCCGTAATGGGATAACTGCTAATTCCCGCTTACTCGTGTCTATTTGAATCTTTGCTTATTTTAGCACATGTTTATAGCAAAATAACGGTTACTTGGTGCCATGTGTATCGCTAGTGTAATAAGTGCTGTCTAAGAATAAGCTTAATAACATTATAAAACTTACGGTAGTTGTTTGTCATTAACAGATTTTCTCCatgcaaaatatcttatttttccttgtttcctttcctcactgagctattttccctgttggggccccaagggcttatagcatcctgcttttccaactagggctgtagtttagcaagtaataataataatatgaactgaTGTGATGTTTGAATTCTATATTTCAAGGAAATCAGTTTGCAAATACTAATGTTCCTTTCCCACccagtgcgtctgccacaacgccACATCAGCTGACATCAAATGCGGTTCAGAACTTACATCATGCGAGCAGCTGACAGATATCTTGAATGTGGCCACTCCAGTTTCACAGTATCTCAGGTAACACTATGTTCGCAAAGTCTTAACTTAGCTAAATATATACTGACAAGTATTTCAAACGTAAGCCATTTTGCTTACCAGATTCTAAGTAAAAAAATCTTTTCTAGCAGTTCTATTGGTTTCCAGAAACTTATTCATTTAATAAAGCACAGTTCTTCTCTAACAGATTAGTTGTAGAGAAGGCTTCACTTCAATGCATGTTGATAAAACGACATTTGGCGTCAGTTAATAAAGACTAACTCTCCTCTAACAGATTGGTTGTAGACAAGACGTCCCTTCAATGCAAGTTGACAAATATCTTGTGGCGTCAGATAATAAAGCCTAACTCTCCTCTAACAGATTGGTTGTAGACAAGACGTCCCTTCAGTGCAAGTTGGCAAATAACATTTGGCGTCAGTTAATAAAGCCTAACTCTCCTCAAACAGATTAGTTGTAGAGAAGACGTCCCTTCAATGCAAGTTGACAAATATCTTGTGGCGTCAGATAATAAAGACTAACTCTACTCTAACAGATTGGTTGTAGAGAAGACGTCCCTTCAGTGCAAGTTGACAAATAACATTTGGCGTCAGTTGATAAAGCCTAACTCTCCTCTTACAGATTGGTTGTAGAGAAGACGTCCCTCCAATGCAAGTTGACAAATATCTTGTGGCGTCAGTTAATAAAGACTAACTCTCCTCTAACAGATTAGTTGTAGAGAAGACGTCCCTTCAATGCAAGTTGACAAATAACATTTGGCGTCAGTTAATAAAGACTAACTCTCCTCTAACAGATTGGTTGTGGAGAAGACGTCCCTTCAATGCATGTTGACAAACGACATTTGGGGCCCGGTAACCTTCCAGGAGGTTATTCTTAGGGAAAACAAGTTCAGCGCTCTGGATAATCATGCCTTCGCCAACTTCAACAAGTCCATGAAGATTCTCAACCTCCGTACGTTACGTCTTAAGCTTTGCGTATTGCAGTACTTCAAGTGCTATTCCTGTTTTCTACAGTGACTGCATTTGGTTTTACTAGTGAAATTAGCAAGTATCAAAATATCCAATGTCTGGGAATATCTTTTTTCAAAGTAAATGGTAGGTTATAAGCTGTTCACACTTCAATCTCCTCTCTAACAGAAAAAAACCAGCTCAGTAGTATCTGCTTCGCGACGTTCAACAACCAGCCGTACTTGGAGATCTTAAACCTTGACGACAACAAGATCATGTTTATAGCAGGGTATGGTAACATGGCTGTCAAAACGCTGAAGGAAATACACTTGCAGCACAACTTGATCACGTCAGTCCAGCAATACACCTTCCAGCGTGAGTATGGCACTCCAGGTTCAATTAATTGATGTATTTGAAGGTTTACATCTAAGTCATTCATGAGCAGCAGAAGTAATGGAAAAGGTTATTCCACAGTTGTAGAGTATCCTTGAGACTGAAAATatcccagtggctactttcctcttggtaagggtagaagagactctttagctgtggtaagcagctgttctaggaggacactccaaaatccaatctTTGTTCTCTactttagtgccatagcctctgtaccatagtcttccactgtcttgggttagagttctcttgcttgagggtacacttgggcacactattttatcttatttctcttcttgttttgttaagtttttatagtttatatgggaaatatttattttaatgttgttactgttcttaaaatattttatttttccttgtttccattcttcactaggacattttccctgttagggcccatgggtttatagcatgctgcttttccaacaagggttgtagcttaacaagtaataagaataacaataacaataatgtgaatttgtaagagtataccatgaaattatttccgttttctttaaagcgtgacacacaaaataaataacacacacgctatcgtatttatatttagataataataataataataataataataataataataatagctaggaccaggcaatagctgtcaTCATGCTACAAATTAGCAACAAACAGATTGCAATTTACAAATGATTCCACTAAGTTACTTGAGCACCATTTTTTGTTGTGAACTGACATTGAAACAATGATGGTAATCTTAAAGGTCACTCACTCGCTATTATCACTGTCATTACCTCCAACCTCAACGACACCAACAAATCCTCTTCTATCTCTTGcttaatatatttcaataacagttgaaataatcttccttttctttcagtgatGCCACTGCTACAGAAAATCGACTACTCGCACAACAAGATTTCAGAAATTGATCCCGGAGCGTTCTCCTTCGAGAAGCGAACCACCGAGAACAGGCTCCTAATCAATCTTTCGAACAACAgccttgaaaatttcaggtatgcCAAAAGGGATTTCTGTTTGCTTGACTACGCGTACATATTTGAAGGCAGCGCATTATCATCAACAGCAAAAATAATCACCTAATTCACTTTCTTCCATTCACAGCCATGCAGCCATCAGTGGAATTGAGAATGTGACACTCAACCTGAGTTACAACAAAATTCAAGACTTGTCTGAGTTCCAAGAATTGCtgaggaacacaaacttcaaagctAGGATCTTCTTGACTGGTATGAtattctagagcagtggttctcaaactatgggtcgcgacccaaagttgggtcgcgagatcaattttgatgggtcgcagggacacaggaacattatcatgctttcagtgtttcagtgtatttcagttgcttaattgggtcgcgaaggaatgaaatgtttcaaatagggtcgctcatgaaaaagtttgagaaccactgttctAGAGGCAATGTGGACAGATCTGAGTTAAAACTTGCACACTGAGGTAGACGGATTACTTGCTATTACCTAAAACAATCGAAATTTAGCATCACGATAAAAGAATAACGTTGTTCGTTTACTTTTCTATAGAGATTTATAAACTAGATAGTTGCCacaaaaattattaactgtttatcCACCATAAACTTCTACTACAAAAATTCACTAAGTGTTCATCTACCCTAGACTTCACTAGCAATTAATCTACCAGATTTATAAACTAGACAGTTTATCCACCTTGAACTTCTACTACAAAAATTCACTAAGTGTTCACCTACCCTAGACTTCACTAGCAATTAATCTACCAGATATATAAACTAGACAGGTTATCCACCTTGAACTTCTACTACAAAAATTCACTAAGTGTTCACCTACCCTAGACTTCACTAGCAATTAATCTACCAGATTTATAAACTAGACAGTTTATCCACCTTGAACTTCTACTACAAAAATTCACTAAGTGTTCACCTACCCTAGACTTCACTAGCAATTAATCTACCAGATATATAAACTAGACAGGTTATCCACCTTGAACTTCTACTACAAAAATTCACTAAGTGTTCACCTACCCTAGACTTCACTAGCAATTAATCTACCAGATTTATAAACTAGACAGTTTATCCACCTTGAACATCTACTACAAAAATTCACTAAGTGTTCACCTACCCTAGACTTCACTAGCGATTAATCTACCCTACATATCTACTATAAAATGCTTTAAATCTACCttagatatttgaaatatgaaggaaCACCTTGGCTAATGTACTCGTACATCCTATTTCTCACTGAACAGGTAACCCAATCACCTGTGATCCCAGCCTCTGTTGGATTATTCAGAACAAGACCATCACGAAGTGCTTTGATAATTTCGAGTGCATCAACAACTCCATCAAACTATACAACCTCACAGCCGACGATTTAGGATGCGACGGTCTCAAGGCTCAGTAACACGCCGTCGCCTCCATTACTCAAACCTATAAGTTATCGCAATCGTTACTTGAAAGTTTCCGTGATCATGGCTCAACCCGGAGTTTTCTAAATCTCTACTTAAATCTAATTCTAAATCTGAGATcggaagaaattgaatttttaaaaatCTTCATTTAATCTGGTTTCAGCGGGAGTAACTGACGCATCTTACAATCGCAATAAGAAGAATATAGCAATTCTTTAAGTATACAGTAGATATCAGACATTATAATCTGGTTTCAGCGGGAGTATCTGACGCAACTTACAATCGCAATTAGAAGTCATAGCAAATCTTGAAGTATACAATAGATATCTGTCATTATAATCTGGTTTCAGCGGGAGTATCTGACGCATCTTACAATCACAATAAGAATAATATAGCAAATCTTGAAGTATACAGTAGATATCTGACATTATAATCTGGTTTCAGCGGGAGTATCTGACGCATCTTACAATCGCAATTAAAAGTCATAACAAATCTTGAAGTATGCAATAGATATCTGTCATTATAATCTGGTTTCAGCGGGAGTATCTGACGCATCTTACAAGCACAATAAGTCATAGCAAATCTTGAAGTATACAGTAGATATTCATTATTCCAACCAGTTCTCACTATAGAAGTAGATAAAATCTGAGACTTAGAATCCTTTTGAGATAGTTGGAAGTATACACACCTTGGCTACACCAGCTCTTACAAATATTCCACCTCAGTTTTGGCTTGGGTACGCCTAGCCCTCAGACCTACAAAAGCCGCGTTAATTCCCTTTGATGCCGTACCAAACGTCTCGGCTGCCTTGAGCCGAGACCTGCGACTGGCATGCCAACTGCCGTACCACACGTATGGGCTGCCTTGAGCCGAGACCTGCGACTGGCATGCCAACTGCCGTACCACACGTATCGGCTGCCTTGAGCCGAGACCTGCGACTGGCATGCCAACTGCCGTACCACACGTATCGGCTGCCTTGAGCCGAGACCTGCGACGGCATGCCAACTGCCGTACCACACGTATCGGCTGCCTTGAGCCGAGACCCGCGACTGGCATAAGGCCAACTAAACTAAATTTACTAACATCCCAACAGCTCTTTCTATTTCAAAATTGCATCACTTCAGTTAATCAAATTTGCTTAGGATGAGATTCTTGTGGAATATTTCAGATAGAACAAAGGTTGATAGGTGGTAAAATGGCAGTTAAAAATggtcaataatgtttttttttaaagaaataggaGATAACTTCAGCGAATCATCATGAAACCTAAGAAACTGTAACTTTTCTTTGGACtgtaattgttgtttttttttttttttttttttttttgagtacagCACACTGAGTCATTATAAATAAtgaatttttatgtgtatatttattatagtgatgatatataaaaaaaatatatataaaagtatacttataaatgtacgtatatatgagttatacacacacacagaagtcATTTTATCTTTCCAGGGAGAACTTTCATTGCAGAAAGTTTTCAAAAGTATCAGCAACTCTTGAAGCCTGTACAGAATATTCATGAGCAGGGTGTCCATTGCCTCTACACACTTTTCAcccttctgtgtgtgtatatatatatatatatatatatatatatatatatatatatatatatatatatatatatatatatttgggctcaagccatgacgccctgatggaagctactaaaggaaccttccatcgggacgtcatggtcatctcacccaaaaatagattatatactgtatatatatatatatatatatatatatatatatatatatatatatgtgtgtgtgtgtgtgtgtgtgtgtgtaatatacatatgcatCCCTATATGCCAAAACAAACCTAATTGTAGGTATAGAGAATACTCAATGATCCTGTTACTCGCCTTTATTTCCATCATCTTAAACATCACACGAAGAAGATTTAAATTTGAGCGTCAGAATGAACGCACTGATATAATTGTGTATTTCCATTTAAGTTTAATTTAATAGTTATACATTTCTGTAAATAGCAATAAAACATAGGTATCGTGTTGAGGTGATCGCAATGTATCGTTCACGGGAGAATTACGTTCTCTGGCAACATCTGGCATCTCACGTTTGGCATCTTGACAACCAACCTAACAATAGAACTTAACTTTGCTAACTAGTATATATCTTCTTTGGGGGCAATGGCGATGTATTTCTATACTCACACAAAACAGATACTAATCGCGTCATTATTACGGATACGCCAAACTTCAGTCTTGCGATAACTGGCGCATAAAGTTTAGCGGTGTGATGAAAATAATTGCCAGAATGCGCTACTTACTGAAACTGCATGGATAAATATTATGCTAAGTTTATATAACATTTACGGGGCTTACGATGTATTACTATACTTAAACAAAACGGAAAATAATCGCGTCACTATCACGGATACGCCCAACATCAGTCTTGCGACAACTGGCGCATAAAATTTAGCGGGATGATGCAAATAATTGCCAGAAAGCGCTACCCCGTGAAACTGCATTGATAAATATTATGCTAAGTTTATATAACTTTTATGGGGCTTACGATGTATTTCTATACTTAAACAAAACGGAAAATAATCGCGTCACTATCACGGATACGCCCAACATCAGTCTTGCGACAACTGCCGCATAAAGTTTAGCGTTATGATGCAAATAATTGCCAGAAAGCGCTACCCCGTGAAACTGCATATACGAATAATAAGCCAAATGATAAGGAACTTGTACATATTAATCTGGATCTGATAATATTTGTTTAGACAATACACACGTAATCGAAGGAGACAGATAACACCTGTGCCTCTCTCAGATGCCTGAGATAAGGCATTTCAAATATGTCCACAGATAAGATTTATATTGTGTGTACTTTTTATAGCAATGTTGATGAAGGGAATGTctgttataaataaaataaacattagttAATAAGTTAACATGAGTTTCACTGTTAGTTTGGTCGTCAAATATGGCACGAGATATTATTGACGCGACACGATGTCAGACTGTCCACTTTGGAAGTACTGTTGACATGACATGATGTCAAACTGTCTAGTTTGGAAGTACTGTTGACATGACATGATGTCAAACTGTCTAGTTTGGAAGTACTGTTGACATGACATGATGTCAAACTGTCTAGTTTGCTAGTACTGTTGACATGACGTGATGTCAAACTGTCTAGTTTGAAAGTACTGTTGACCTGTGATGTCAAACTGTCCAGTTTGCTAGTACTGTTGACATGACGTGATGTCAAACTGTCTAGTTTGGAAGTACTGTTGACATGTGATGTCAAACTGTCTAGTTTGGAAGTACTGTTGACATGCCATGATGTCAAACTGTCTAGTTTGGAAGTACTGTTGACATGCCATGATGTCAAACTGTCTAGTTTGGAAGTACTGTTGACATGCCATGATGTCAAACTGTCTAGTTTGGAAGTACTGTTGACATGCCATGATGTCAAACTGTCTAGTTTGGAAGTACTGTTGACATGTGATGTCAAACTGTCTAGTTTGGAAGTACTGTTGACATGCCATGATGTCAAACTGTCTAGTTTGGAAGTACTGTTGACATGTGATGTCAAACTGTCCAGTTTGCTAGTACTGTTGACATGACGTGATGTCAAACTGTCTAGTTTGGAAGTACTGTTGACATGTGATGTCAAACTGTCCAGTTTGCTAGTACTGTTGACATGACATGATGTCAAACTGTCTAGTTTGGAAGTACTGTTGACATGTGATGTCAAACTGTCCAGTTTGCTAGTACTGTTGACATGACATGATGTCAAACTGTCCAGTTTGGAAGTACTGTTGACATGACGTGATGTCAAACTGTCTAGTTTGGAAGTACTGTTGACATGTGATGTCAAACTGTCCAGTTTGCTAGTACTGTTGACATGACGTGATGTCAAACTGTCTAGTTTGGAAGTACTGTTGACATGTGATGTCAAACTGTCCAGTTTGCTAGTACTGTTGACAT
Proteins encoded:
- the LOC137645905 gene encoding leucine-rich repeat-containing protein 70-like, with protein sequence MSNKLLLGLTLVFGFLVLESHGSSLRQHDLHGRFRHKSATDTGIVVCSICPDARAIQPCTCVCHNATSADIKCGSELTSCEQLTDILNVATPVSQYLRLVVEKTSLQCMLTNDIWGPVTFQEVILRENKFSALDNHAFANFNKSMKILNLQKNQLSSICFATFNNQPYLEILNLDDNKIMFIAGYGNMAVKTLKEIHLQHNLITSVQQYTFQLMPLLQKIDYSHNKISEIDPGAFSFEKRTTENRLLINLSNNSLENFSHAAISGIENVTLNLSYNKIQDLSEFQELLRNTNFKARIFLTGNPITCDPSLCWIIQNKTITKCFDNFECINNSIKLYNLTADDLGCDGLKAQ